The nucleotide sequence CGtatgggaaaagagaaagtaaagtaGCACAGGGGAGGTTTTTATGGGTCAGACTTGGACGTGACTTGAATAATTTCAGCCCATATTCAATTGGCCAGAATTCTGTCCAGGGCCACTCCTAACTGCAAAGGAGTCTACTGGGAAGAAACAATGGATATAGTGAACAATCAGCTACTCTCTGCCACATTGCTTTCTCTTGACCACCAAATAAATACCCATTTTAACCTTTTCCCCATCTAGAAAATAGTGAGACAGCCTCAATTTCTATCCAGTCATTCTGTCCAGATTGAAATCTTGGATCTCTGAGAGAGACAGCACCAAGTCTAAATGCTGCCCTGCATGGTCTCTCAAAACATGGACTTAAAAGTGTGTTGTTTTCAAAGgaactttctttttcaagattttatttatttatttgacagagttcacaagtaggcagagaggcaggtagagagagaaagggggaagtgtgctccccactgagcagagagcctgatgtggggctcaatcccaggactctgggaccatgacccgagctaaaggcagaggctttaacacactgagccacccagtcacccctcaaAAGAACTTTAAGCAGGCCCAAAATAGCTGCCAGCTTAGAGACAGGCATATGGAGTCACTGCATTACAGCAAATGTGAAATTCTGTCAGAAATATAtgaacgaaggaaggaaggaatgggggaaggaaggaatgggggaaggaaggaaaaaaggggggagggaagaaaggagaaaggaaagaaataaggaaggaaataatttagAATACCATATTCAGTATTAGGAATTCAGAAtcttaataatgatgataattgtTCATATTAGACACTAGTTTAAGAACTGCactttttttgtcctttaaattCTCACAGCAACCATGTGAGTTGAGTATTATCATTACCTCCGTTTTACTGATAAAGAAAcaaagttcaggggcacctgggtggctcagtttgttaagtgccTGGCTTgattttgggctcaggtcatgatctcggggtcgtgagaccAAGCTCtgcctgggcttcctgctcaatggtgagtctgctttaggattctctctctccctctccctctgcccctgctcccccactcttgctctctctaaaataaataaatagatttcaaaaaaaaaaagaagaagaagaagcaaaattcagagagtTTAAAGAACACATATTAGTTTACAGAGATACTAATTAATTGCCTGACCAaaatttaagacttatttattattatatataaccATTCATATCATAATCTGAGTAAAGGACTATTTGATTAACCATTTAATCATTACTACAAATTACATACCAGTGAAAAATTCACTAAACATTCAGAACACTGCTAAGTAGAGTAGCcactataatatttattttacgGGTTTTGAAAGTatctacaaataaaataatactatttatttatttttttttaatttttatttgtttatttacagcataacagtgttcattgttttggcatcacacccagtgctccatgcagtacgtgccctcctcattacccaccacctggtccctcaacctcccaacccccccactcccccaccgccccttcataaccctctagttgtttttcagagtccatagtctctcatggttcatctccccttccagtttccctcaactccctctcctctccatctccccatgtcctccatgttatttgttatgctccacaaataagtgagaccatatgatacttgactctctctgcttgacttatttcgctcagcataatttcttccagtcccgtccatgttgctacaaatgttgggtattcgtcctttctgatggaggcataatactccattgtgtatatggaccacatcttccttatccattcatccgttgaagggcatcttggttctttccacagtttggcgaccgtagccattgctgcaataaacattggggtacaaatggcccttcttttcactacatctgtatctttggggtaaatacccagcagtgcaattgcagggtcatagggaagctctatttttaatttcttcaggaatctccacactgttctccaaagtggctgcactaacttgcattcccaccaacagtggaagagggttcccctttctccacatcctctccaacacacgttgtttcctgtcttgctaattttggccattctaactggtgtcaggtggtatctcaatgtggttttaatttgactctccctgatggctagtgatgatgaacattttttcatgtgtctgatagccatttgtatgtcttcgttggagaagtgtctgttcatatcttctgcccattttttgatatgattatctgttttgtgtgtgttgagtttgagaagttctttatagatcctggatatcaaccttttgtctgtactgtcatttgcaaatatcttctcccattctgtgggttgcctttttgttttgttgactgtttcctttgctgtgcagaagcttttgatcttgaggaagtcccaaaagttcatttttgcttttgtttccttggcctttggagacatatcttgaaaaaatttgctgtggctgatatcgaagaggttactgcctatgttctcctctaggattctgatagattgctgtctcacgttgaggtcttttatccatttcgagtttatctttgtgtacggtgtaagagaatggttgagtttcattcttctacatatcgctgtccagttttcccagcaccatttattgaagagactgtcttttttccattgaatattttttcctgttttgtcgaagattatttgaccatagagttgagggtccatatctgagctctccactctgttccactggtctatgtgtctgtttttatgccagtaccacgctgtcttggtgatcacagctttgtagtaaagcttgaaatcgggtaacgtgatgccgccagttttgtttttgtttttcaacatttccttagaaattcggggtctcttctggctccatacaaattttaggattatttgctccagctctttgaaaaatatcggtggaattttgatcggaatggcattaaaagtatagattgctctaggcagtatagacattttaacaatgtttattcttccaatccaagagcatggaacagtcttccatctttttgtgtcttcttcaatttctttcatgagtgttctgtagttcctcgagtataggtcctttacttctttggttaggtttatgcccaggtatcttatggttcttggtgctatagtaaatggaatcgattctctaatttccctttctgtattttcattgttggtgtataaaaaagccactgatttctgtacattgactttgtatcctgccacgttactgaattgctgtatgagttctagtagtttgggggtggagtctttggggttttccatataaagaatcatgtcatctgcgaagagagagagtttgacttcttctttgccaatttggataccttttatttctctttgttgtctgattgctgttgctagaacttctaatactatgttgaacaagagtggtgagagtgggcatccttgtcgtgttcctgatctcaacgggaaggctgcaagctttttcccattgaggatgatatttgctgtgggtctttcatagatagattttatgaagttcaggaatgttccctctatccctatactttgaagcgttttcatcaggaacggatgctggattttgtcaaatgctttttctgcatcaattgagaggaccatgtggttcttctctcttctcttattgatgtgttctatcacactgattgatttgcgaatgttgaaccaaccttgcaacccagggatgaatcccacctggtcatggtggataatctttttaatgtgctgctggatcctgtttgctaggatcttgttgagaatctttgcatccatattcatcagtgatattggtctgaaattctcttttttggtagggtctttgcctggtttggggatcagggtaatgctggcttcataaaaagagtctggaagttttccttctgcttcaattttttggaacagcttcaggagaattggtgttatttcttctttgaaagtttggtagaattccccagggaatccgtcaggtcctgggctcttgttttttgggaggtttttgatcactgcttcaatctcattgctagatatcggtctattcaggttgtcaatttcttcctggttcaattttgggagtttgtagctttccaggaatgcatccatttcatctaggttgcttagcttattggcatataactgttggtaataatttctgatgattgtttctatttccttggtgttagttgtgatctctcccttttcattcataattttattaatttgggctttctctcttttcttttggattagtgtggccaatggtttatcgatcttattgattctttcaaaaaacccgcttctagtttcattgatacgttctactgtatctctcgtttctacctcattgatctctgctctaatcttgattatttcccttcttgcatgtggagttggtttgatttgttgttgattctccagttctttaaggtgtagagacagctggtgtattctggatttttcaatgttttttttttttttttttttttttttttttagaattaaataatttattacaaAGAAGTTTTTCCATAAATCTGTTTCATCAACATACATGACATTTCAGTATATTCATAACTGGAGtaaggaaaacttaaaattattgTGAAAAACAAGAATGAGATTCAGGTAACAACTTGTGATTCTGTGCCCTAAAGAAACTGTTCACAATAATAGGAATGTTGATTAAGCAATCGACCAGAAAAGCGAGTTGAAACTAACCCTTCCTTTCACAAGGAGGAAAAGAACAGTAACAACTTACTTTATAAATCCTTCTGATCTCACAATTGGCCTGGGTCAATAATTAATCAAGAaattctttcatttacttttttactgCTAAGTAACCAAATATAAGTCACTGATCAACAATGAATTAAGTGAAAGGGGAACTCTAATAATTTCATCCAattcattttaaagtatattattcTGAGAATCAAGTGTCCTTCTCCTAGTTAAGTAAATGAGGTTTTCCTTTAAGGAACAAGTGCGTTCTTCACCGACTCTGGAACTCGACTTGCATAGTAGTCGTAATTGCGCAGTGTGGCGAGGACGCCTGCGGAGTTCATGTGCTTCACCTCCTTGTTATACTGAAGGGCATTTCCATGGATATCAGTTAACTTGCCTCCCACAGCATGTAAAATGACTTCTGGAGCACAAGTATCCCACTTCTTACATCCAGGACTCGCAAATACATACGCAGAGGCTTTGCCTTGTTTGTCCTACATCCACCAACGAGTACGACCTATTGACAGAAAGGCGGCCAGGACTGATCATGGCTTCCAGTCACACAGTGTTGATGCGGCTTGTAGCCTCGGCTTATTCGATTGCTCAAAAGGCAGGAACCATAGTCAGACGTGTTATTGCTGAAGGAGACCTGGGTATCGTGGAGAAGACCTGTGCAACAGACCTGCAGACCAAAGCTGACCGATTGGCACAAATGAGCATTTGCTCTTCGCTGGCACGGAAATTCCCCAAACTAACAATAATAGGGGAAGAGGATCTGCCTTTTGAAGAAGTGGACCAAGAGCTCATTGAAGATGGTCAGTGGGAGGAGATACTGCAGCAGCCCTGCCCATCCCAGTACAGTGCTATTAAAGAAGAAGATCTTGTGGTCTGGGTTGATCCTCTGGATGGTACCAAGGAATATACTGAAGGTCTTCTCGACAACGTGACAGTCCTTATTGGAATTGCTTATGAAGGAAAAGCCATAGCAGGAGTTATTAACCAGCCATATTACAACTACCAGGCAGGACCCGATGCCACGTTGGGGAGGACAATCTGGGGAGTTTTAGGTTTAGGTGCCTTTGGGTTCCAGCTGAAAGAGGCGCCTGCCGGAAAACACATCATTATAACGACCCGCTCGCATAACAACAAGTTGGTGACTGATTGTGTCACCGCCATGAACCCCGATGACGTGCTGCGTGTGGGAGGAGCAGGAAATAAGatcatttttcaatgtttttgagggaggcttggatggctatgtatttcccccttagaaccgcctttgctgtatcccataggttttggaccgaggtgtcttcattctcattggtttccatgaattgtttaagttcatctttgatctcctggttgatccaagcattcttaagcaaggtgatctttagcttccaggtgtttgagttccttctgaacttttccttgtgattgagctccagtttcaaagcattgtgatcggagaatatgcagggaataatgtcagtcttttggtatcggttgagtcctgctttgtgacccagtatgtggtctattctggagaaggttccatgtgcacttgagaaaaatgagtattctgttgttttagggtggaatgttctatatacgtcgatgaggtccatctggtccaatgtttcattcaacgctcttatttctttattaattttctgcctcgatgatctgtctatttctgagagaggcgtattaagatctcctactattattgtattcatatcaatatgactctttatcttgattaatagttttcttatgtaattgggtgctcccatattgggggcatagatattcacaattgttacatcgtcttatcggatagtccctttaagaattatgtagtgtccttctgtatctctgactacagtctttagtttaaaatctaatttatctgatatgagaatcgctactccggccttcttttgaggcccattggcatgaaagatgcttctccatcccttcactttcagtctgggtgtatccttaggttcaaaatgggtctcttgtagacaacatatggatgggtcctgtcgttttatccaatctgcaaccctgtgtcgttttatgggcgcatttaagccattcacattgagagtgattattgagagataggtttttattgacatcgtgttgcctttgaagtctttctatctatagattatttctatatttctgttcaatgatattcttaggattttttctcttttataggaccccccttaatatttcctgcagtgtcggtttggtggttgcatagtcttttaagccttgccggtcttggaaactctttatctctccttccattttaaatgtcagtcttgctggatagagtattcttggttgcatgttcttctcatttagtactctgaatatattttgccagcccttcctggctttccaggtctctggaAATTCTAATTctcattagaataacgtcagaccttattctaatgggctttcctctgtatgtaagaagcttctttgtcctagctgcttttaagagggtctctcttgaaacataattccccattttaacgataaggtgccgtgaggactttcgagaatctaaaatcttgggaggaaatctttctgcctctagtacatgaacgttgtttccattcgtgagattgggaaaattttcatagacaacttcttccactatatcttctagacttctttctttttcttccccttcagggattccaataattctgacgttggaacgtttcatggcatcgtttatttccctgattctgtttttgtggcttctgagctgtttgttccaggcttcctcctgatcctttctctctatctgtttgtcctccagatcactaattctatcttctgtctcagttaccctagcttttagagaatttagcttagattggaactcattgagagcattttgaacatcatccctggtggctttcagttctgccctaacattgtgaacatcatccctggtggctttcagttctgccctaatcaattctgtttggtcatccatggctttctccaacctagctattgcctggataattgttagtctgaattccttttctgacatattgtctatgtcgatagccattagctctgttgcagaaggcccatcctctggatttttcttctgttgggtattcctcctcctagtcattttggtaagagatgactaaacagatgcagctggacttatcaattgtggtgcagtcaatgttcaccctggaacgcttctgtgcaatcaggattccccactcaaatgagagaaaaaagaaaagaaaaagaaatagagaagaagaaagaaaaaaaaaaggggaaagaaaagagggaaaaaaggaaaaaaaaggaaaagaaaaaaaaaaaaagagagagagagataggaaaaaaagggaagataaaagagaaggctcagcccaaatgggccacaaggtaagatttgtggagtatacaaacaaaaacagacagacaaaaagagtgataaaagtatatgacaagagaaaaaaatatgtatatataagcaaaaaaaagggaagaacctcatcagaaagaaccccaagtataaggtttatatattattaggacaaacacaaattcacagaaacactgacagaaggaaaaattgggagaatggttatagattctcagtgtgggtgaggaaggttattttgattcttcctgaaggtatcttgatgtttttgttaagggactcaactttcctaagttacagggggattagaaactggtttgcttataggggtagcattgattggggaaaggggattaccttgaagtttaactctatatgtatagtagaaaataaaaattaaagaagaataaactagactaaactaagttaaaattaaaaagaattaaaaaaatagaaaaacaaaagaaaaacacgggtatatgtatcaaaaagttcaggttagaaggttattaaagaatttgatgtactggacatctcagtgtgatggtaaataggttaaaaaattataaaaagtataaaaaataggttaaaaaatttaaagagaaccagaatattggtaaagagttaaaaataaaagttgtatttatgaagtagtggtgattgttctcttgtagtctttttttttttttttcttccttcctggttggttttctgggggaggggcctgccacgtgggttttcagacaatgatgttccctgagttaggtcctcccgctcccctcaagggggtgagctcttttttttttccaggaaactgttttttttcagccttttgttctctgggggtttttatgttctttcatctgctttctctcgccttgacagcttttgatggtttttggaggtttagaggagagcaaacagcaccccaacctccctctcagagagaagcctcagactgttttgcaaaagctgctggcagagtcggttctgagtcactgtccctggggatgcaggagctcctcgttgtacccaaaaccagggcagcggtggctgtctaggcagctccagaccgccagagaggttccgagcagagatcgcacactgagattttcccgctgtcccgagctgggaatgtctggtttttctggctgccagagctccaggctagtgcctatgagcacctttcccaagggagggtgtgggacgcgcgcgtttcaggattgccttctggccaggctcccagcccctcacgggagccagaccccactcgttctcgggcacgctggcgttcaggtgcagtggccgctcagggacggagacctgatttctccgccgcactctctctggctccgcgccaggggaggctgtcctgggtccggggacttaggtccctgaccctaaccacccaggttcccactattacccccccccccccccgggatcctttgctctttgttttttgagtgctttcaaccagactccaagttaatgctggtccccagacgcagagcactctcgctcgtgttggggtgttactttccgatcggtcacctctggtggctccctcccccttttgtttatcttccgatatcagtcggacgttcccagtctgctttacctgccactggcgtcttctgctcctgtagagatccagacgtgtataattctgatctcaggctgatttcatgggtggtcagagttctttggtaggtaatcagctcactttagggtacaggttgaaatggtgcctcctcctacttccacgccatcttgactccccaaaaTAATACTATTTAGATAGAAAATCACTTAACTCTGATCTAAACAACTCACGAAATCTCAATACATTTGAACCACAATTTCAAATTTTCAAGGTGTTAATAACTTCCTGCCTCAGGCATCAGTTTCCATTACTATGGCATTATTATGAAACTATAACTAGTCAATAcctaattttaagatttttttgagaTACTTAGAATTAGATTAGAATGCTTCTAATAAATAACCTTATCATAGTTCATCACAAATTTCTCTAATCCaaacaaagacattttccttCTTCCACAATTTTCCCATAGAAATATGAACAGTTCTGACTCAATGTAAATGTAAAGGCACATATTGCTTTCTATGGAAAGAATTACAGaagtttttttagtcttaaaaTGATAATTAAGACAATACATTGGAACAGCTGATGAACTGCTCTGTTTATAAAATACGATCTTCCCTATGGGTAAAAATAGACTGCTCAAAATGACTTTTTGCCACTTCTCTGTCAAAAAGGACAtatacataggggtgcctgggtggttctgttggttaagtggctgcctttggttcaagtcttGATCACAGGGACctcagatggagccctgcatcagtctccctgctcagtggggagtctgcttctccctccctctgccccttcttggctttgcatacacacactctctctatctcaaataaataagtattttttttttaaaaaaaaggaatttacataggcaaatatttctgatggtagttgcattttttttcttcttttccattttatttattttttcagcgtaacagtattcattctttttgcacaacacccagtgctccatgcaaaacgtgccctccccattacccaccacctgttcccccaacctcccacccctgacccttcaaaaccctcaggttgtttttcagagtccatagtctcttatggttcgcctcccctccccaatgtccatagcccactccccctctcccaatcccacctccccccagcaacccccagtttgttttgtgagattaagagtcatttatggtttatctccctcccaatcccatcttgtttcatttattcttatttttttaaatttaaaaagtattgaaGTAAAAATACATTCTTTGAGTTTACCATTCTCAGAGAGTACTATGCTCACTGttttgtaacatttttatttggtagaatgaattcttttttttttcccccaataagcAAAGCTTTTTTCCTAATGAACTTCCAGGAATACCTAAAAAATATAATTCCAATTCTGCTATCAGagattaattttcattatttcaaaataacaaatacaGTTCCAATAATGTTTCTGTTTTAATACATGTTTTCTTTGTAATGCATTCATGCAATTGGCTAGCAACTTTTTCCTGGACTTggaatttgtaattttaaaaaaggcaaatatgGCAATTAAGAGCCCAGAAGAAATCCCTTATCAAATTAGAATCAGAGGGCAAATTTGGATCTTAGCTAAttaactgtgcacttaaaaattttttctgagaaatgaactcaatttaaactaaaattaattaaattaaaatatatttgaaaatcagaTAGAACAAAACCCATTAATTTCAGTTTAGCCAGTTCAATCAAGCCAACCTTGTGTTCTGAGCTGATGCACTTCTCACTCTAAGCAGTTATGCAGTTAACATTCCAGACTATGAGGATTATGCTCTAAAAAATGTCAGATACCATTAACTTGGcctaataaaattatatgtagtGCTGTTATAActcaaacataaataaaagtgaaaaaacaaagcaGTTCTTTTCTTACTAAAGCAGTGGCATTAAATTGACATAGGGGAAAATACTTTACTTTCTCAAAATGAGAATTGTTTCCCATACAAGTCTTCACTAAACTGGTTTCTATAGCAATTTTATTGCAGTGTATACAACAAAGGACATATTGGGACtatgttttttttcatttatgttacATACTTCCTCTATGCACATACACACTTTTTTGTTTGGCACTTTCCTTCCCAGATACACTTTAGTCTTGCCACCATCAAAAGAAGAGGcgggaaaaaaaaccaacaacctattttattcctttttttcttccccaaaatcTTCATTATAcgaaagattttaaaagttcagaaggaagaaaata is from Meles meles chromosome 1, mMelMel3.1 paternal haplotype, whole genome shotgun sequence and encodes:
- the LOC123944205 gene encoding 3'(2'),5'-bisphosphate nucleotidase 1-like — translated: MASSHTVLMRLVASAYSIAQKAGTIVRRVIAEGDLGIVEKTCATDLQTKADRLAQMSICSSLARKFPKLTIIGEEDLPFEEVDQELIEDGQWEEILQQPCPSQYSAIKEEDLVVWVDPLDGTKEYTEGLLDNVTVLIGIAYEGKAIAGVINQPYYNYQAGPDATLGRTIWGVLGLGAFGFQLKEAPAGKHIIITTRSHNNKLVTDCVTAMNPDDVLRVGGAGNKIIFQCF